ATACACTATGACACAGTGGGAAATAATGTGTTGAGTAAAGGAATAACCAACCAAAATAGTAAAAACCTCTTAAAAAGGACTCCTAATAATTTGCTTTTAATTAAAGGAGGAGAGTCTGTAGGGACGTATGATAACCATACTGGCTTTCCTATTATTAAAGGACAAGAAGAAGTAAAGAAGTTCCTGGATACGGGTATTGGAAATCCTTCTCAACTAGGTGCATGGATTGATTTTTCCAGCATAGACATGTTGCATCAACTAACCTCTGTTGAAATATCGGAAATTTTATATATTGCACATGCACATAATTACCTATATTCTCCTTTCTATTATAAGTTACAAAATAACTATATTTATCTCTCTCTCCCTAATGACTTTACAAAAGTATACTATCGGTACTTGGAGGAATTTTTGGAACAATTTTCCGACTCCATCACACAAAGAATGCAGAAAAAAGTAAATGAAAAAAAGCGTTTTTTTCAAAAAGAACAGATCATTCGATCTTTTCCCATTGAAAAAGCAGCGCAATTTGTTCCTGCTTTTCGAGAAGGAGTTTGTTTTTCATTTCGACAAATGAAAATGGAGAATCAAACATATCAGGTTCCGCTATTTTTAACGGAAGATAAGCTATCTAGTATTAATCAGTTATTTGATGAAAAAGAATCGTTAGGGATGCTAATCTATGATGCAAATCAGGATAAGTGGGATTTAAAATACGAAATAGAGTAGAGTCATGCAAAAAAAGGATGCTTGACTCTTTTTTCGTATGTAATGCTTATTCGGTATATGGTACAATTACCTAGTAAATTAACTCAATGGATATTAAGTTTAAAACTAAGGAGAAAATAATCGTATGAAGGTTTTTTTGATTTATGGAGGAAAAAGTGCAGAACATGATGTTTCAATCTTGACTGCTCACTCTATCGTAAAAGAAATTTATTATAACTACTATGATGTCGTCCCTGTTTATATTACTAGAGAAGGAGTATGGCTTCAGGGAGAAACTCTCTTTGCACCAACGACTCATTCAGAATCATTGCGCTTAACGGAAGGTGATGCAAAATCAATAGCTCAGACAGAAGCGGAAGTTTCTTATGGTATAAGAATAACACCAGCAGATATTAAGTCTGAGGATGCGGTTATTTTCCCTGTTCTACATGGTCCAAATGGTGAAGATGGGACTGTTCAAGGTTTGTTTGAAGTCTTAGACATGCCGTATGTAGGATGTGGAGTATTGGCAAGTGCTACCGGAATGGATAAGATTATCAGTAAGCAATTATTTCAGCAAGTAGGCCTTCCTCAAGTACCCTACGTTCCAGTTTTTTTATATGATTGGAAGAATAATCAAGAAATAACCTTCCTTCGTTGCGAAGGTTCACTCATCTATCCGATGTTTGTAAAACCAGCCAATATGGGCTCTAGTGTAGGGATTTCCCAAGCGAATAATCGAGAAGAGTTAATTGATGCGATTGATAAAGCGTTCCAATATGATCGAAGAGTAGTAGTAGAACAAGGCGTGGAAGCTCGCGAAATTGAAATCTCAATTTTAGGAAACACAGACATTCATGTTTCTGTTCCTGGTGAAGTTGTAAAAAATAAAGAGTTTTACGACTATGATGAAAAGTACAATAATGGCGGAGTAGAATTGCAAATTCCGGCAGAACTTCCTGAAGAATTAATTGAAAAATTACAAAAATATGCAATGGAAGCATTCCGTACTATTGATGGCAGTGGCTTAAGTCGTTGTGACTTCTTTGTAACGAGTGGAAACGAAATTTATCTAAATGAAATAAATACTTTACCTGGATTCACTAAATTCTCTATGTACCCTCTTCTTTGGGAACAGACAGGTTTAAAATATAGTGATTTAGTAGAAGAGTTAATTCAGTTAGCTCTAAAACGTTATTCAGAAAAAGTAGATTACGTAGAAATTAATTAAGTTCGTTTATACGTTTATTAAAAAATTCCCAAACTGAAGGAAACCAGCCGTCCATTGTTTTGAACAGACAACATTTTATTCTGCCTGTTTTTAAACCAGTTGACGGCTTTTTCTATGGATTCTAAGTAAGAAGATGAGAGAGGTACCTGTATGAAACCAATGCGTATAATTGATATTGTAAAAGCTGTTGAAGCAATTGATTATAGTTCACCGAACCGATTTGCTGAAATCGATTCAGTTGTATTTGATACAAGAAAAGCTACTGCTAATAGCTTGTTTGTACCATTAAAAGGAGAAACGGACGGACATGACTATATAGAGTCTGCAATTGCTAATGGAGCTACTGCTGCTCTGTGGAGCCGTCCTGAAGAAGAAGCACCTGCATCCATCGCAATTATCTTAGTGGATGATACGCTAGAAGCCTTACAAAAGCTTTCTAAAGCGTACTTGAAAATGATCCATCCAAAAGTTGTCGCCATTACTGGAAGTAATGGTAAAACAACAACTAAAGATATGACCGCAGCCGTATTAAGTGCTCGCTTTAACGTTCATAAAACAGAAGGAAATTATAATAATGAAATAGGTCTGCCGATCACCATTTTGAATATGCCTGAACAAACAGAAATTCTTGTTTTGGAAATGGGAATGAGTAGCTTTAAAGAAATTTCGTTATTAAGTCAGCTTGCTGAACCAGATGTAGCAGCAATTACCTTGGTTGGAGAAAGTCACCTGGAGTATCTAGGTAGTCGCCGAAACATAGCAAAGGCAAAACTAGAAATTTTAGAAGGTTTGAAGCCAGACGGTGTATTTATTTATCCCATTGACGAACCACTTATACGAGAAGAAATGCCAATTGATGGGACTTATAATAAAGTTACCTTTGGACTTGATAAGTCAGCTACTGTTTTTGCGTATTCGATTCAAAGTGGAAAAGAAAAAACGACATTCCATCTCAATCTAGATGCTGATTTACAAATAGAAATTCCAGTCCTAGGCAGTTATAACGTACAAAATGCTTTGATTGCTCTGACCATTGCCGATTATTTTGGACTTTCCATCGCGGAAGTAAAAGAATCTTTGGCTCTTTTTAAACTAACAGCTGATCGTACGCAGTGGTTACCAGGTATCAATGGGTCTCAAATTTTAAATGATGCGTATAACGCAAGCCCTACAGCAATGAGAGTTGTATTGGATGCTTTTGCAGACGTGCCACGAGAAGGACGTAAGATTATACTCTTAGGGGATATCCGTGAATTAGGTGAACAGTCTGCAACGTTGCATGCTAGCATTGCATCTTCTATTACAAGTGAAAAATTTGATGAAGTTTATTTATATGGAACAGAGATGAAGGCATTATTTAACGAGTTAAAGGGTAGCTTTCCAATAGAACAGCTACACTATTATCCTGAAAATAAAGCGATGTTGATAGAGGATTTAACAAATGTTTTAGGTGAAAAAGACCAGATTCTCATTAAATCGAGTTTTGGAACAGATTTACTTTCGGTCGTTAGAAAATTAGAGAAATAAAAGTATTTCTATGAAAAAACAGTAATATATTGCCAATGAAGGTTGTTGATTTACTGTTAAAACCTTATAAAACAGGTAGTTAGGAAGAAAAAAGACTGTCTTTAATTTGAGTAGAAGTAGTATCGTTTGCAAATCATAAAAAGACGTGTTAAGATTACATATGGTAAAAAAAGAGGAATAAAGAGGGTTTTTTCTGCAGGATGCAGGAAATACGACCGGTAGACTTACTATGCAAAAGATTTTAAAAAATCATTTGTCTATATATTTAAAAATATACCAAATTAGAGATTGAAAAGATTTTGCTTTTCTCAAGCATTAGAGGCCAGCAAACATTCTTTTTACGATAATCAGGGTTAAGGGAAGACTCTCTAATGTTTCTCAAAAACTAGGAGGAAACATGAAATTTTCAGAACTGGGACTTGATCCCCAACTATTAAAAGCCGTAGAAAATATGGGCTTTGAAGAAACTACACCAATCCAGGAACAGACCGTTCCACTAGGTTTAAAAGGTATTGACGTTATTGGACAGGCGCAAACAGGTACAGGTAAAACAGCTGCATTTGGTCTTCCAATGTTACAGAAAATCGATCCTAACAACAAATCAATTCAAGCATTAGTTATTGCACCAACACGTGAATTAGCTATTCAAACACAAGAAGAACTATATCGTTTAGGACGCGAAAAACGCGTTTCTGTACAAGTAGTATATGGTGGAGCAGATATTAGCCGCCAAATTCGTGCTTTGAAAAACAATCCACAAATAATTGTGGGTACACCAGGACGTCTATTGGACCATATCAAAAGAAAAACAATGCGTTTAGGCAATGTAGAAACTTTGGTATTGGACGAAGCAGACGAAATGTTGAACATGGGCTTCTTAGAAGACATCGAAGCAATTATTTCTCAAACGCCAGCTGAGCGTCAAACATTACTATTCTCAGCAACTATGCCACCATCAATCAAACGTATTGGTGTTAAATTCATGAATGATCCACAACACGTTCAAATTAAAGCAGCTGAAATGACAGCTAGCTTATTGGACCAATATTTTGTGAGATGTAAAGACTTCGAGAAATTTGATACAATGACTCGTTTGTTGGATGTACAAAATCCTGAATTGACCATTGTATTTGGACGTACAAAACGTCGTGTTGACGAACTTGCTAAAGGATTGGAAATGCGCGGATATCGTGCTGAAGGAATCCATGGTGATTTAACTCAACAGAAACGTATGAGCGTTCTTCGTGATTTCAAAAAAGGTGAATTAGATATTTTAGTTGCTACCGACGTAGCAGCACGTGGATTAGATATAACGGGTGTTACACACGTTTATAACTATGATATCCCTCAAGACCCAGAAAGCTATGTACACCGTGTTGGACGTACAGGCCGTGCTGGACACGAAGGAATGTCTGTTACTTTTGTAACACCAAACGAAATGGATTACTTGCGCACAATTGAAAAATTGATTCGTAAAGAAATTACTCCATTGAAGCCACCATCCGATGAAGAAGCTTTCCGTGGTCAATTGAAAAATGCCGTGGATGAAGCTGAACGTATCGTAAAAGAAACGGAAGATGATAAATTTCATCGTGCAGCTCTTCATTTATTGGAAACTCACAGTGGAGAAGATTTAGTTGCGGCTTTCTTGAAGAGCCTATCTAAAGATTCAGCTGAAGTTCCAGTGAAGATCACACCAGAACGCCCATTGCCATCACGCAATAAAAAGGGTGGTTCTAATAAAGGTGGAGGCCGTAGTGGCGGATATAAAGGAAGAGGCGGACGTTCAGGCGATCGTCGTTCATCTGGATCCGGAGAAAAAGGCAATCGTACACGTAGTTCTGAAGGCGGTAAGCGCAGAGACGACAAACGTTCTGATGACAGAAGAAGCAAAGGTTCTACTTCTAATAAAAAGGGAACTGGCGGATTTACAATCAGAAACAAAGACTAAAAATAAATAAAGTAGGAAACGGCTCGTCCGTTTCCTGCTTTTTTTTGGAGAAAACAATTAATTTGTACAACTTTTGAGCGAAATCATCTTTATGTGTCCTAATACTTGTTGATTAGGACAGGTAGAGCTACTTTAAGATACGTATTTGTCCTAATAAAGGGTTTTATTGAGGTTTTAGGTGTAAAAAAAGGAATTTCGAATAAATATTTAACTAGAGTAGTTCTAAATTATAACAATTTAGAACGAAAATCCGTGCTATTGAGATTATTAAGACAAAGAACGACTCACTTATTGGTTTACCTGTCCTAATAAAGCTTTATTAGGACATTAAATGGACTTTTAATTAAAAAACTGTCCTAATTAAAAATATTGAATGTAGGCAATCGTTCTGTCATACTAAATAATAAAAATAAACACTGATCTAGTCCTTTTTAGGCTGATCTTGTTGTTAATAGAAAGAAGCTCAAAAAATGAAAAAAATTAGTTTATTTTTAGTAACGCTTTGTGTAGCTTTATTTTTTTATAGTGTAAATAAGTCTACCCATGCAGAACCTCTACTTCAAGAAAAAATACATGTAGTAGAAGAAGGTGATTTAAACATGTGGATTCTATCTGATCCGCATTTTATAGCGCCAGAATTATTTGATGATGGAGCTGCTTTTTCCCGAATGGAAGCTACTTCTGCAGGGAAAGATCTTAAACACATTCCAGCTTTGATGGAAGCTTTAGTGTGGCAAGCGAACCACCAGAAACCTGATTTGATTATCGTTACCGGAGATCTGACATTCAATGGAGAATACCAGAGTATGGTTGGACTAGCGGAATATTTTAGACGAATCGAAGAGGGGGGCACGCAAGTAAGTGTGATCCCCGGAAATCATGATATTCATAGTGGTTGGGCAAGAAAGTTTATTGGGGAGGAGATGGAAGTAGTTGAGCAAGTTTCTCCAGACGATTTTAAGGAACTTTTTGCAGATTATGGATACGATTTGGCTATATCAGAAGATTCTCATTCTTTGAGTTACATTATTGAACCTAAACGAGGATATCCATTTTTGATGTTAGATACAAATAGCTATAGTGATTCTAAAAGTACAAAAGCTCCTCCTGCAGAAGGACAAATTCGTAAGGAAACCTATACATGGTTAGATGACTACTTTGCTACACAAACTGACGCACCACAAACCTATGTTGTATCTCATCATCCACAACTCAATCATAGCGGAAAAGAAGGAAGTCAATTTTCTATCCTAGATGACGAGTATGGACTAGAGTATTTTATTGAAAAAGGAGTTCAAACAAGTTTTGCGGGTCATATCCATGCCCAAGATATTACGAGTGCAGAAGTTGGAGATTCTACATTCTATGAAATTATAACAGGAGCACTTTCGATCTATCCGAATAGTGTGGGGACTATCAAATTGTCTGAGGATTATCTAGAGTATGCGCACGAATCGTTGGATGTAGAAGGATGGGCTGAGAGTACAAATCAACAGAGCCTTGCCCTTTTAGAATACAAAAAAACAGGCCATGACTTCTTCAAAGAAGATGGTGAAAGTTTAGCTATTCAACAGATGGCAGAAGAACGTTGGTATGATAAGCAACTTTCTCCTGATGTGAAAGATTTTATTGGAAGAATGAATGTTCGTTATTTTTCTGGGGAAGATTATATTGAAGGAAATGAAGCGGAAGTTATCCAAGAAATTACTAGTCATCCCGGTTATCAAATTATTCAAGAAAATAGTACTGGTTTTCTAAAAAGGTATTCCAACCAATTATTACAAGACCAAAATTTAAACGACCAAGTAATCAGTATTCCACATAACAACTAACAAGAAATAGTCTTTTTGTTTTGAAATGACACTCCTGTTCCTTTTTGGTAAAATAAGGAAAGGGAGTTGGAAAGGATTGGGTGGACGATGATTATAGGAATCGGTTTGGATGTAACAGAATTGGATCGGATTACTAAAGCATATGAAAAACGAGAAGATTTTGCAAAGCGAATACTAACCGAAAAAGAGCAGGTTATTTTTAATCAATTAAAAGGAACACGTAAAATGGAGTTTCTAGCAGGTCGTTATGCGGCTAAAGAAGCCTTCTCGAAAGCGTACGGTACAGGAATTGGCAAACTTTCCTTTCAAGATATTGAAGTTCTTCCGGGTGAGAAAAATAAACCAGAAGTTACTCAATCTCCTTTTGATGGGAATGCTTTTGTCTCCATCACTCATTCCTCCAATGTTGTTGCTGCACAAGTAATTCTAGAAAAGTAGGGAGTTTTTTTATGGCAAAAGGAATACATCGCCCCACTGTAGCTACTATTGACTTGGGCGCAATTAAATGGAATATCAATCAAATACGTTCGAATATAAAAAAAGATAAAAAATTATTAGCTGTAGTGAAAGCAGATGGATATGGACATGGAGCGGTTCCGATTGCGAATGCTGCGAAAGAAGCAGGAGTGGATGGATTTTGTGTCGCTATTCTAGATGAGGCCTTGGAATTACGAGATAGTGGCTTTACAGATGACTTTCTTTTGGTGATGGGACTGACAGAAGTTCGAGATGTCTCTCTCATGGCCGATCAAAATATAAGTGTTGCAGTATCTTCTACGGATTGGTTAGAAGACGCTCTTCCCTTGTTGGAGTTTCGAAAAACAGATCAACCGCTTCGAATTCACTTGGCGGTGGATACGGGAATGGGCCGGATTGGTTTACGAACAGATGAAGAAGTACATGAGTTTGAAAGATTTTGTGAACTCCACCAGGAACAGATCCACTTTGAAGGGATTTTCACTCATTTTGGAACGGCAGATGGGGAAGATGATACACAAGTAGAAAGGCAACTGGCACGCTTTAAAGAGTTGGTTTCTAGTCTTCGCAAACGCCCGGATATCGTTCACTTAGCGAACTCAGCAGTAACGTTATGGCATGAGGATTTTGAAACGGATGCAGTACGAGTAGGGATTGCTATGTATGGCTATAATCCATCCGACTGTACGATTCCACTACCGTATGAACTGAAACCCGCCTTTAAGCTAGAAACGGAACTAAGCTATGTAAAACAGATGCATGAAGGTGATACGATTAGCTATGGGGCTCGTTATCGAGCCTATGAAGGAGAATGGCTTGCTACTCTGTCAGTAGGATATGCGGATGGATGGAGCAGAAATTTAAAAGATCAAACCGTTTTAGTGGAAGGACATCGCTGCCCAGTTCGGGGAGTCATTTGTATGGATCAATGCATGATTGGCCTCCCTCATGAATTCCCAATTGGTACGAAAGTTACTTTGCTAGGGGAAGATCATGGAGAGATCAATAATCCATCTGAAATTGCTGTTTCTATTGGGACTATTGGCTACGAAATCCTTTGTGGGATTAGTGGCAGAGTACCACGGAATTATGTGGATGGCTAAGGATAGAATCAAATAATAGAGCACAAATAAAGGGGTCGGGATCACTTATTAACAGTGGTTCCTATCCCTTTTTATTTTCAAATAAAGACAGAGAAAACCAGCTATTCTGTAGCAAAATATGGTACACTAAAAAGGCTTGAAAAATGGCAGTACGTGGTTCGTTGACCATCCCACGTAAAAAAACTAGGAGGAAAAAATATGAATACAAAAAGAATGGTAACGAATACCATTATTGCTGCTTTATACGTAGCTTTAACAGCGATTTTTTCTTTTATGTCTTTTGGAGCGATTCAGTTCCGCGTTTCAGAGATGTTAAATCATTTAGTAGGTTATCATAAGTCTTATCGCTATGGTGTTTTAGCCGGCGTCTTTCTTTCTAATCTATTGCTATCCACATTAGGTGGATGGGATTTACTGTTTGGTTTTGGCTAAACCCTACTTTCTTTTCTAATTCTGGATAAACTATTTAAACCAGGTGATAGCGAAAAGAAACGGATGGTGATGACGGCACTTGTATTTGTCGTGACAATGGTTTTTGTAGCAATGGAATTATATTTGGTATTGGATTTACCATTTTGGTTTAGCTATGCAACTGCTGCTTTTGGTGAAGCTGTTGTGTTACTTGTCTCTATACCTGTCATGTCGTCATTAAATCGAGTGATTCATTTTACAAAACGAATGGAATAAAAATAATTTGTGTACCCATGCGGAAAGATATTCTTTCTTCATGGGTTTTTATTTTCTTCATCCATATAAATAAGTAATATAGAAAGACATTTTCTTCTGATTTGTTATAATGGTAAGATAAGGGAAACACAAACGGGAGGTAAGAAAATGGAATTGCTTGCATTAACGGTAGGACCTATCGAAGAAAACTGCTATTTTCTAATTGGACGAAATAATCGTAACACCATTATTTTTGATCCAGGTGCAGATGCGGATCAAATAAAAAGTGTTGTTGCAGTGAACAACTTAAATCCAGTTGCAATCGTCTTAACCCATGCTCACTTTGATCATATTGGTGCGGTTGACGAAGTACGCGAAGAATATCGAATTCCACTTTACCAAAGTTCTATCGAAAAAGACTGGTTAACAGATCCCATGTTAAATGGTTCTGGAGGTCATCCAGGGATGGATCCGATTACCGTGGAAAAACCAGCTGATTTCTATTTAGATGAAATGGGACCTTGTCAAATTGGAGAATTCACTTTCGATTTGCAACATATTCCGGGACATTCTCCTGGTAGTTTAGTCTTTATTTTTAAAGAGAAAGGCTTCGCCATTGTTGGAGACGTTATTTTCCAAGGAAGTGTTGGACGAACAGACTTTCCATACGGCAGTCATGAACAATTAATGGAAGGGATTAAACGTTATATTCTTCCTTTACCAGGAGATACTACACTCTTTACAGGACATGGAAGTCCGACTACTGTTCAACAAGAAAAAGACTCGAATCCTTTCCTTTTTTAAATGGTTCGGTAGGATAATTTAAAATTTACAAAAATAAACCCCCGGTACAGCTAGGTATACTTACCTAACGGTATCGGGGGTTCCTGTATCTTCCTGTTAGTCAGCTTGTAGATTTTCTGTGCTGACAACTTTGTAATCTTGTTTATCGAGTGCGTTTACGATTGTTTCTAGCTCAGACTTGCTGATACCAGCAGGTAACGTTACTAATACACGACGTAAAATTTCTTCTCGAGTAACATCCAATGAAATAACACTAGCAATACTAGAATATTTATTGATGATTTTAGTAATTTGGAATAGATCACCTTTTTCGCCAGGAGCCAATATGGTCAATACATAACTACCTGCATCCACACTCCATGATTGAGCGAGCATATTTAATAGACTACTATGTGTCATGATGCCAAAAAATGTCATATCTTTATTTAAAACAGCTATATAAGGTAATTCTTTAATAGTAAAGAATACTTTAAAGAAAGAACTATCTAATGAAATAAACTTAGTCGCATTTTTAAGAAGATGTGTGACGGGTAGGTTCATGTCCCCACCATTGGCTTTATGCCGATAAATATGCATTTTATAAATATTTCCTCTAAAGAGAGTTCCGGTTTCATCCAGAATAGGTACACAACGATACCCTGAGTCTTCTAAAATTTCAATCGCTTCTTGTAGTGTGGCAGATTCTTTCACCACGGTAAGTTCTCTTTTGGGAATAGCAAGTGAACGGATAAGCATAAACAAATTCCTCCTAAATAAAGATATAATACCTCTTCTTATTAAAATAATAACACTAAAATAAGAAAAAGCAATGAGAAACATTAGAAGAATAAAAGAAAGAAATCTTGTTAAGATAGGAAGGGAAGGCCTCTGAGTCAAAATTAAAAAAATAAAATTAAAATTTGGTGATAATCTATGAATTTAGTAGAAGGACCTATTTTTGTAAGAATATTGTTTTAAAAAATGATTCTAAAAGACAGTTTTATGAAACCGCCTTGCTTTTCTATCTCAAATTCTCTATTATAAATATTATATAATGAAGACAGTGCATTCTCTTAAACGATAGAAAATGAAGTGTACCGCACTTATTAAAAAATTAAACAAAAAGAAAGAAGGAGAAAAAAATCTTATGAACGGAGACCCCACAGGTCAGAGTATTACCTCATATATAGTCATTGTTCTTATTTTACTTTTAGCCAACGCTTTTTTTGCCTCTGCTGAACTTGCATTTGTATCTCTTAACCGCAATAAAATTAATGATATGGCGGAAAAAGGAGATCGAAAAGCTCGACGAGTATTAAAACTATTGGAAAAGCCCGATGATTTTCTTGCAACGATTCAAGTAGCAATCACGCTAGCTGGATTCTTTAACAGTGCTTCAGCATCCGCTAACTTTGTCATCTATTTTGAGCCTCTTTTAGGTAGTATTAAAGGATGGCAAACAATTGCAACGATTGTAATCACCTTAGTTCTTTCTTATTTAACTCTTGTATTAGGAGAATTATTTCCTAAACAAGTCGCGTTACAAATGCCAGAGCAGGTTGC
The Jeotgalibaca sp. MA1X17-3 genome window above contains:
- a CDS encoding D-alanine--D-alanine ligase → MKVFLIYGGKSAEHDVSILTAHSIVKEIYYNYYDVVPVYITREGVWLQGETLFAPTTHSESLRLTEGDAKSIAQTEAEVSYGIRITPADIKSEDAVIFPVLHGPNGEDGTVQGLFEVLDMPYVGCGVLASATGMDKIISKQLFQQVGLPQVPYVPVFLYDWKNNQEITFLRCEGSLIYPMFVKPANMGSSVGISQANNREELIDAIDKAFQYDRRVVVEQGVEAREIEISILGNTDIHVSVPGEVVKNKEFYDYDEKYNNGGVELQIPAELPEELIEKLQKYAMEAFRTIDGSGLSRCDFFVTSGNEIYLNEINTLPGFTKFSMYPLLWEQTGLKYSDLVEELIQLALKRYSEKVDYVEIN
- the murF gene encoding UDP-N-acetylmuramoyl-tripeptide--D-alanyl-D-alanine ligase; translation: MKPMRIIDIVKAVEAIDYSSPNRFAEIDSVVFDTRKATANSLFVPLKGETDGHDYIESAIANGATAALWSRPEEEAPASIAIILVDDTLEALQKLSKAYLKMIHPKVVAITGSNGKTTTKDMTAAVLSARFNVHKTEGNYNNEIGLPITILNMPEQTEILVLEMGMSSFKEISLLSQLAEPDVAAITLVGESHLEYLGSRRNIAKAKLEILEGLKPDGVFIYPIDEPLIREEMPIDGTYNKVTFGLDKSATVFAYSIQSGKEKTTFHLNLDADLQIEIPVLGSYNVQNALIALTIADYFGLSIAEVKESLALFKLTADRTQWLPGINGSQILNDAYNASPTAMRVVLDAFADVPREGRKIILLGDIRELGEQSATLHASIASSITSEKFDEVYLYGTEMKALFNELKGSFPIEQLHYYPENKAMLIEDLTNVLGEKDQILIKSSFGTDLLSVVRKLEK
- a CDS encoding DEAD/DEAH box helicase, which codes for MKFSELGLDPQLLKAVENMGFEETTPIQEQTVPLGLKGIDVIGQAQTGTGKTAAFGLPMLQKIDPNNKSIQALVIAPTRELAIQTQEELYRLGREKRVSVQVVYGGADISRQIRALKNNPQIIVGTPGRLLDHIKRKTMRLGNVETLVLDEADEMLNMGFLEDIEAIISQTPAERQTLLFSATMPPSIKRIGVKFMNDPQHVQIKAAEMTASLLDQYFVRCKDFEKFDTMTRLLDVQNPELTIVFGRTKRRVDELAKGLEMRGYRAEGIHGDLTQQKRMSVLRDFKKGELDILVATDVAARGLDITGVTHVYNYDIPQDPESYVHRVGRTGRAGHEGMSVTFVTPNEMDYLRTIEKLIRKEITPLKPPSDEEAFRGQLKNAVDEAERIVKETEDDKFHRAALHLLETHSGEDLVAAFLKSLSKDSAEVPVKITPERPLPSRNKKGGSNKGGGRSGGYKGRGGRSGDRRSSGSGEKGNRTRSSEGGKRRDDKRSDDRRSKGSTSNKKGTGGFTIRNKD
- a CDS encoding metallophosphoesterase; the encoded protein is MKKISLFLVTLCVALFFYSVNKSTHAEPLLQEKIHVVEEGDLNMWILSDPHFIAPELFDDGAAFSRMEATSAGKDLKHIPALMEALVWQANHQKPDLIIVTGDLTFNGEYQSMVGLAEYFRRIEEGGTQVSVIPGNHDIHSGWARKFIGEEMEVVEQVSPDDFKELFADYGYDLAISEDSHSLSYIIEPKRGYPFLMLDTNSYSDSKSTKAPPAEGQIRKETYTWLDDYFATQTDAPQTYVVSHHPQLNHSGKEGSQFSILDDEYGLEYFIEKGVQTSFAGHIHAQDITSAEVGDSTFYEIITGALSIYPNSVGTIKLSEDYLEYAHESLDVEGWAESTNQQSLALLEYKKTGHDFFKEDGESLAIQQMAEERWYDKQLSPDVKDFIGRMNVRYFSGEDYIEGNEAEVIQEITSHPGYQIIQENSTGFLKRYSNQLLQDQNLNDQVISIPHNN
- the acpS gene encoding holo-ACP synthase, with the translated sequence MIIGIGLDVTELDRITKAYEKREDFAKRILTEKEQVIFNQLKGTRKMEFLAGRYAAKEAFSKAYGTGIGKLSFQDIEVLPGEKNKPEVTQSPFDGNAFVSITHSSNVVAAQVILEK
- the alr gene encoding alanine racemase — protein: MAKGIHRPTVATIDLGAIKWNINQIRSNIKKDKKLLAVVKADGYGHGAVPIANAAKEAGVDGFCVAILDEALELRDSGFTDDFLLVMGLTEVRDVSLMADQNISVAVSSTDWLEDALPLLEFRKTDQPLRIHLAVDTGMGRIGLRTDEEVHEFERFCELHQEQIHFEGIFTHFGTADGEDDTQVERQLARFKELVSSLRKRPDIVHLANSAVTLWHEDFETDAVRVGIAMYGYNPSDCTIPLPYELKPAFKLETELSYVKQMHEGDTISYGARYRAYEGEWLATLSVGYADGWSRNLKDQTVLVEGHRCPVRGVICMDQCMIGLPHEFPIGTKVTLLGEDHGEINNPSEIAVSIGTIGYEILCGISGRVPRNYVDG
- a CDS encoding QueT transporter family protein, which codes for MNTKRMVTNTIIAALYVALTAIFSFMSFGAIQFRVSEMLNHLVGYHKSYRYGVLAGVFLSNLLLSTLGGWDLLFGFG
- a CDS encoding MBL fold metallo-hydrolase; this translates as MELLALTVGPIEENCYFLIGRNNRNTIIFDPGADADQIKSVVAVNNLNPVAIVLTHAHFDHIGAVDEVREEYRIPLYQSSIEKDWLTDPMLNGSGGHPGMDPITVEKPADFYLDEMGPCQIGEFTFDLQHIPGHSPGSLVFIFKEKGFAIVGDVIFQGSVGRTDFPYGSHEQLMEGIKRYILPLPGDTTLFTGHGSPTTVQQEKDSNPFLF
- the cbpA gene encoding cyclic di-AMP binding protein CbpA — translated: MLIRSLAIPKRELTVVKESATLQEAIEILEDSGYRCVPILDETGTLFRGNIYKMHIYRHKANGGDMNLPVTHLLKNATKFISLDSSFFKVFFTIKELPYIAVLNKDMTFFGIMTHSSLLNMLAQSWSVDAGSYVLTILAPGEKGDLFQITKIINKYSSIASVISLDVTREEILRRVLVTLPAGISKSELETIVNALDKQDYKVVSTENLQAD